AGCACCCCGGGCGCCCCGCCCAGGGCGGCCACGCTGAGGCCGGAGTCCTCGCCCAGTCCGGGCACGCCGAAGGCCCCGGCCACGGCGCGGGCCTTGATCAGGGCGTTGTCGCGGAAGGTGCGGCCGTTCTCGACGATGCGCAGGGCGCCGTCGGGGTCCAACTCGTTCAGTCCCAGAAGCTCGAGGCCCCGCGGTTCGAGCAGCTCGCGCAACTCACGCAGCTTGGCGGGGTTGCGGGTGGCGACGATCAAGCGACCGAAACTCATGTTATATAATCCCTAACGCGAGGTTAATTTATTTAATCTTTCACTTGACAATCTCAAGGTGCCCGGCTATACTGTTGACGAACTGAGGGCGGGAAACAGTATTCGGCTCCAGGGCCCGCCGCCCGGCAAGCAACGCAAACATGCAAACGGCAAACATGCAAACGAGGATGACAATGCCCTACCCGATGCCCCATCGCTGCCCCGTCTGCGGCCACGGACTCAACGTCGTCGAGGTCCACTGCAAATCCTGCCGCACCACGCTCAACGGCGACTTCGCCCCCTGCGAGTTCTGCAGCCTGTCCGTGGAAAAGCGGGCGCTGCTCAAGAGCTTCGTCGCCGTTGGCGGCAGCATCAAGGCCCTCGAAGAGGTCCTCGGCGTCAGCTACCCCACGGTCAAGAAGCGCCTGGGCGAGCTGGCCCGGGAGCTGGGGGTGGCCGACCGCATGCCGGCCTACGATCCCAAGAAGCTCGCCGAGGAGCGCAGCGGCATCCTCGATCAACTGGCCGCCGGCGAGATCGACGCCGACGAGGCCGCCGCCAAACTGGCCGAACTCTAACGCCTTGCCCGACCAGGAGAAACCGAGCAGCTCAAGAGTACCTGAAACGGCGCGGCCGGTCAATCCGCCGCCCGGACGGAGGAACAAGCCGTGAAATCCCCAGACACCGCGCCCGGCCTGATCGTCAACATCAACATCAACCTCATCCAGGCGCCCGCCGAGGAGCTCGACCCCGACGAACACGTCTGGCTGATCGAAGAACCCGTCACCGCCCACCGCAGCCCCTTGGGGCTCTAGCGACAAGGAGTAACGATGAACGCCGAAGAGCGCAAGAAGATCCTCGACATGGTCGTCAACGGTCAGCTCACCGCCGAAGAAGCCGAGAAGTTGATGGCCGCCGGCGAGAAAGCCGAGCGCGAGGAATCCGGACTGGCCAGCAACAAGTTTC
Above is a window of Candidatus Coatesbacteria bacterium DNA encoding:
- a CDS encoding DUF2089 family protein; protein product: MQTANMQTRMTMPYPMPHRCPVCGHGLNVVEVHCKSCRTTLNGDFAPCEFCSLSVEKRALLKSFVAVGGSIKALEEVLGVSYPTVKKRLGELARELGVADRMPAYDPKKLAEERSGILDQLAAGEIDADEAAAKLAEL